The Christensenella timonensis DNA segment GACGGCTCTACAGGTAACGTATATGGCGAAGCGATCGAAACACAGGAAGCTCAGGTAACGGGCGATTTTGCTACCGTTATGGGTTGGGCAGATTCGATCAGGAGACTGAAAGTCAGAACGAATGCAGATACGCCGCACGATGCGGAGCAGGCGATCGAGTTCGGTGCGGAAGGTATCGGCCTGTGCCGTACGGAGCACATGTTCTTCGCGGAAGACAGGATCGCTGCCATGCGTGAAATGATCGTTTCCAAGACGGTCGAACAGAGGGAAAAAGCTCTCAGCAAGCTTCTGCCGATGCAGAAGGAAGACTTCAAGGGCATCTATAAGGCAATGAAGGGCAATCCGGTTACGATCCGCTTCCTGGATCCGCCGCTGCATGAATTCCTGCCCACGGCTGCTGACGACATCGCGGCCCTTGCAAAAGAGATGAATATGAGCGTTGACGACCTGCAGGGCATCATCGACAGCCTGCACGAGTTCAACCCGATGCTGGGACACCGTGGCTGCCGTCTGGCGGTTACATTCCCGGAAATCGCTGTGATGCAGACAAGGGCGGTCATGGAAGCTGCGATCGAAACGATCAATGAAACCGGCTATGACATCGTTCCGGAAATCATGATCCCGCTCGTCGGCGACGTGAAGGAACTGAAGTATGTCAAAGACTTTGTCGTTGAAACAGCTGAAAAGGTTATGGAAGAAAAAGGCAAGAAGATCGACTATAAGGTCGGTACGATGATCGAAGTGCCGAGAGCTGCTGTAACGGCTGATGAGATCGCGAAGGAAGCGGAGTTCTTCTCGTTTGGCACGAATGACCTGACGCAGATGACGTTTGGCTTCAGCCGTGACGACGCCGGCAAGTTCCTTGACGATTATTATACGAAGAAAATCTACGAATCCGATCCGTTTGCCAAACTGGATCAGGACGGCGTAGGTAAGCTCGTGAAGATGGCTGTTGAACTGGGCCGGAAGACAAGACCCGATATCAAACTTGGGATCTGCGGTGAGCACGGCGGAGACCCGTCCACTGTTGAATTCTGCGACAGCTTAGGCCTCAACTATGTGTCCTGCTCGCCGTTCCGCGTACCGATCGCGAGACTGGCTGCGGCACACGCGGTTGTAAAGTCCAAATAAATTAAAGTAACATCATCAAAAGACGCGTTATGCAAATAACGCGTCTTTTTGCGTGCGTTTTACTGCAGGCACAGAAGTCAGGCGGAATGCGTTTGAAATGAAGAACAATATAAGGTATAATTTAGAACATAATGCAGAATAAAGGAGCAGAAGGTAAGTTGGAAAAAGTAGTTATGCCCATGGTGGCGTTAAGGGGATTGGTCATTTTCCCGTATATGGTACTGCACTTTGACGTAGGCAGGGAGGCTTCTGTCGCGGCGGTGGAAGAGTGTGTCGTACAGGGGCGGGATATTTTCCTGGTGACACAGAAGGATATGAAAATTGAATCGCCTGAAATAACGGACGTACATGAGATCGGTACGATCGCCAAGGTGAAACAGGTATTGAAGCTTCCTGGGGATACGCTGCGCGTGCTGGTGGAAGGCGAGCGACGGGCGCGTATCCTTTCATATGCGGAGCGCGAGCCGTACATCCAGGCGGAGGTAGAGCCGATCCCGGATGAGGTGACCACGGATAAGGCACAGGAAGTTTTGAAGGAAGCTTATATGCGCCGCATCACGGATCTGTTTGAGCGGTTTGCGTCTTTGGGGGCACGCGTCCCGGGCGAAACCTTGTTTACGATCAGCGAGATCGAGGAGCCGGGCAAGTTTGCGGACATGATCGCCTCCAATGTGGCAATCAAGCTCGACGATAAGCAGCGCGTGCTTGACTGTATCGACGAGCTCGACCGGCTGCAGCTTGTTGTGAATATCCTGAAAAAGGAAATCGATATTTTGGAGATCGACAAGGAAATCGCCTCCTCCGTCAAGCAGCAGATCGATAAATCCCAGAGGGAGTATTTCCTGCGCGAGCAGATGAAGGTGATCCAGAAGGAACTGGGCGAAACGGAAAACGATGAAGACGAAGTCGAAGAGCTTCGGAAGAAGATTCAGGAGCTGCCTTTAAGCGACGAAGCACGCGCCAAGGCGGAAAAGGAACTGGCGCGTATGGTCAAGATGGCGCCGGGTTCGCCGGAAATCAGCGTTCTTAGAAGCTATATCGACTGGATCGTAAGCCTGCCGTGGGGAAAATATACGGTGGACAACCTGGATCTGCAGAACGCACGCAAGATTTTGGACGAGGATCATTACGGGCTTGACAAGGTCAAGGACAGGATCATCGAGTTCCTTGCGGTGCGCAAATTGAAAAACGACATGCGCGGGCCGATCCTCTGCCTTGCGGGGCCTCCGGGCGTTGGTAAAACATCGATCGCCCATTCGATCGCGCGTGCGCTCGATAAGAAGTTTGTGCGTATGTCCCTGGGAGGCGTGCGCGACGAAGCGGAGATCCGCGGGCACAGGAGGACGTATATTGGCGCGATCCCCGGACGCATCATCTCATCGATTAAGCAGGCGGACAGTATGAATCCGCTTTTCCTGCTGGACGAGATCGACAAGATGTCCAGCGACTTCAGGGGCGATCCGGCATCGGCGATGCTCGAAGTGCTCGACCCGGAGATCAACAATACGTTCCGGGATCATTACCTGGACATCGACTTTGATTTGTCAAAGGTCATGTTCATTACAACAGCCAACGATATCAGCACGATCCCACGGCCGCTGTACGACCGGATGGAGATCATCCAAATCGACAGTTATACGGATGTGGAAAAGCTCAATATTGCCAAAAGGCACCTGATGCCAAAGCAGGCGAAGGCGCATGGTTTAAAGCCGTCGGCAATAAAAGTCTCCGACGCGGCGATCATGGATATCATCCACCTGTACACTGCGGAAAGCGGCGTGCGCAGTTTGGAGCGCGAGCTGGCGGCGATCATGCGCAAGGCAGCCGTCAAGACCGTGGAAACGGGGGCAGCGAAGATATCCGTATCGCAGAAAAACCTGAAGGAGTTTTTGGGGCACCCGAAGCGCAGCGAAAACGATATGATAAAGCAGGACACGGTCGGCGTGGTGACCGGCCTTGCATGGACGGCTGTCGGCGGACAGACGATGCCGGTCGAAGCGTCGGTGATCCCGGGGACGGGGAAGGTGGAGCTCACCGGACAGCTGGGCGATGTAATGAAAGAATCCGCGAAAACGGGGATATCCGTTGTGCGCGCGATGATGAAAAAGCTAAAGCTGCCGCTCGATATCAACGAGAAAACGGATTTGCACATCCATGTGCCTGAGGGAGCGATCCCCAAAGACGGGCCGTCGGCAGGGGTCACAATGGTGACGGCGCTTGTATCCGCGCTCACGAAGCGTCCTGTGCGTCATGATATCGCGATGACGGGCGAGATCACCCTGACGGGGCGGGTACTCAAGATCGGCGGCATCAAGGAAAAGGCGCTTGCCGCTTTGCGGGCGGGAATCCATACGATCATCCTGCCGAAGGATAACCAGGGAGACCTGGAAGAATTGCCGCAATCCGTACGGGACCAGCTATCGTTTGTTTTTGCCACCAAAATAGACGACGTACTCAAGCATGCGATCGTGGCGGAGAAAAAATAGTGGAAATTAAAAAGGCAGCCTTTTATAAAAGTATGAAAAAGAGCGTGGATTATCCGGGAGGGGATCTCCCGGAAATCGCGTTTGCAGGAAAGTCCAATGTGGGGAAGTCCTCCCTGATCAACTATCTTGCCAACAATTCCAAGCTTGCTTACGTCAGCAAACAGCCGGGCAAGACGCGTCTGATCAATTATTTTTTGATCAACGATTCGTTCTATCTGGTAGACTTGCCGGGGTACGGCTTTGCGCGTGTATCGAAAGCGGAGAAGGATTCGTGGGCAGAGATGATGCAGGATTACTTCCGCGTGGCACGGGGGCTGCGTGCCATGGTCATCCTGATCGATATCCGGCATAATCCGACAGGCGACGACGTGCAGATGATCGAATGGGCGGCACACTACGGTATACCGTTTATGGTCGCAGCGACAAAGGCCGATAAGATCGCGAAATCAAAGCGTTTCCATTATGTGGTACAAATGGCGAAATATATCAGCGCTGCGCTCGATATCGATATGGATATCGATATCGTACCGGTAAGCTCGACAGACAAGCGGGGGAAAGAGGAGATCGTTGCGTATATGGAAAAAATGACCGCGGAGGAAACGCGTGCATGAATATTTATGCGATTGGGGATCTGCATTTGTCCAATGCACAGCCGAAGGCGATGGATATCTTTGGGGAGCATTGGATCAATCATTTCGAGAAGATCAGCAGCGATTGGAATGCACGTGTCAAAAAAGGGGACGTAGTGCTGATTCCGGGGGATATCAGCTGGGCGATGAAACTGGAGGACGCGCGGCCGGATTTGGACGCGATCTGCGCATTGCCGGGAACCAAGCTTTTGCTCAAAGGGAACCATGACTATTGGTGGAGCTCTATGACGCAAATAAACGCCCTGTTGACAAACGATACTTACATAGTGCAAAATAACAGCATTGCGATCGGGGATTTCGTGTTCTGCGGCACGCGGGGATGGATGTTCCCGCAGGATAACAGTTTCAGTGAAAACGACCGCAAGATCTATGAACGGGAAAAGATGCGCCTTAGGATGTCCCTTGACAGCGCCAAAAAGGATGAAGGAAAAAGAAAAATCGTCATGATGCACTTTCCGCCTGTTTATGAAACGATACAGGATACGGAATTCAACGCGATCCTGCAGGAATACGGGGTGGAGGAAGTTGTTTTTGGCCACCTGCATGGGGAAATCTTGAAAAATATTTGCCTGACGGATCTTAAAATCGGTTCGGTAAACTATAATTTGACCTCGGCCGATTACCTGCATTTCAAACTAAAACAAATCATTTAGGAGAGCACAAAAAAATACGATAAGAATGCAAAAAAACGCAAAATGAAGATTTTGCGTTTTTTTGTTCGTTTCATTGAAAAATGCTTGCATAATGGGTGGGATAGTGATAAAATTTGATTAAAAGTGGTGAAATGTGGTTAAAAGTGGTGAAAGGAGTTTGCGGCAGGCCATGCTGATTGGAGAATATTCGCACAATTTAGACGCCAAAGGCAGAGTGTTCATGCCCGCGAAATTTCGTGACGACCTGGGCGAAAGCTTTATCGTTACGAAAGGCGTGGGTAAATGCCTGTTTGTATTCTCCAAAAGCGAATGGGAAAATTTTGCCGGAAAGCTGAAAGACCTGCCGGTATCGGATGTTGCCGCACAGAGCTTTACACGTATGCTGTTTGCAAGCGCGTGCGAATGCGAGGGCGACAAACAAGGCAGGATATTGTTGCCGCAGCGCCTGCGCGACCATATTGGGGCCATCAAGGAAACGGTGATCATCGGCGTAATGACAAGGGCGGAAATCTGGTCTAAGGAAGGCTGGGAGGAATACAACGACAGCGCATACAAGGATTATGAAGAGACGCTCGCGAAGCTTGCGGAGCTTGGCATATGATGGCGCAAAGCGGCCACGTGCCCGTCCTGTATGAAGAAACGATCCATGCACTTCGTCTGGAAAGCGGGAAAACGATCGTTGACGGGACGATGGGCGGCGGCGGACATTCGCGGGGGATCCTGGAAAGGATATCGCCGGGAGGAAAGCTGATCGGAATCGACAAGGATACGGCGGCGATCCGGCGTTGCAGGCAGGGGCTGAAAGAGTTTGAAAGCCAAATATTATTCGTCCATGATGATTTTAAAAATATCAGGGAGATCCTTGCGGCAAACGGGATCGGTAAGATAGACGGCGCGGTGCTAGACCTGGGGGTTTCCTCTTACCAGCTCAACGAGGGAGAACGGGGCTTTTCCTACCAACAGGATGCGGCGCTCGATATGAGGATGAACCAAGAAAGCGCCCTGAGCGCAAAGACGGTAGTCAACGAATATCCGCAAAATGAATTAACGCGGATATTGCGCGAATATGGAGAAGAAAGATGGGCGGCGCGTATTGCGAAATTTATTGCAGAAGCGCGGGCCCAAAAAGAGATAGAAACGACGGAGGAACTGACACAGATCATCAAAAATGCGATCCCGGCCGCGGCACGGCGGGAAGGGCCGCATCCGGCAAAACGAACGTTCCAGGCGATACGCATTGAAGTGAACGGCGAGCTTGCGGGCCTTGGGCAGGCGCTGGAAGACTATGTACAGGCGCTTACAAGCGGCGGAAGGCTGGCGGTGATCACCTTCCATTCGTTAGAAGACAGGATCGTCAAGCAGACTTTCAAAAAGCTGTTCGATCCGTGCGAATGTCCGAAAGATTTCCCGGTCTGTGTATGCGGAAAGGCCAGCCAGGTCAAGCTGGTGACCAGGAAACCGATCATTCCGGGCGAAGAAGAACTGGGAAACAACCCAAGAGCGCGCAGTGCAAAGCTGCGCATAGTGGAAAAACGATAGCGGAGAGGATGAATCAATGAACGCGATACCGCAAAAGGCGCATAATTACGAAAGAATACAGATACCGCGCAACAATACGGCAAATATAAACGCACAGCAGCGCATGGGCAGGATCACTGACATGCAGGCTTATAATATGCGCAAAATCGCTATGCAGCGCAAAAAAGCATATGAAGAACGCATGGAATATGAACGTGCACGGCAACAGGAACAGCGCGCAAAAGCGGCACGCAGCGCACAGCAAAGGCGCGAGGTTTACGAAACGCGGGAAACGATCCGCCAGACGGGGGTCAAGAATGTCGTAGGCGGCAGGAAGCTGACGCCGGCATACGAAGTAAGCGCACCCGCGGGAAACTATGGCTATAACGCACCCGTACGTGAACGCAGTATGCGCCAGCAGCCGAGAAACTCTTATGCGCAGCAAAGAGCGGCATATGCTCCGGCGTATGAAAGGTCGTATGAACGGCCCGTATCCCGCCCAATGCAGAGAAGGAAACCGATCCATGGCTTTGACATGGTGGAAGCAACGGATGCGACCGCGTATAATGGAGTAAAGCCAATCGCAGTGGAATATGAAGCGCCCAAGAAAAAAGGAGTCGTTTCCACGATCATCCTGATCGCTGTGGTTTTTGCGGTTTTGGCAGGAATCCTGATCCGCTATTCGCAGATCAGTAATCTGAATTACCAGAACGCACAGCTGGAATCCCGCATTGAATCGCTTTCACAGGATCTAGACAAGGCAAAGATGGAAGTTTCGTTAAAGGAAGACCTGAGCAGTATCCGGCAGCAGGCGGCGGCGATGGGGATGTCTGAACCCAAAGACAACCAGATCGTATTCGTAGAACCGGAAGCACAGGCTGCCGCAGCCGATACGGCGGATACGCAGGATACGGTAACAGCGGAGGGAAGCACGGATCTGTCCCAGCCGGCAGGCGGCAATGATGCTGCAAGTGGATTTTCCGGCTTCATCAATACAATTTTGGATACGATCAAAGGATGGTTCCAGAATTAAACAGGAGTAAACATTGTCGACTTCACGGGTTTTAGTAACCAGGAAAAGGTTGCTGGTCATACTGATCATATTGTCTGTACTCATTATCCTGCTCATGTCACGAGTGGGATATTGGTCTTTATTTAAGGGAGAATGGCTACAGGAAAAAGCGCAGAAACAATGGACGCGCGATGTGGCGGTGGACGCAAAACGAGGATCTATTTTCGACCGCAATATGTATGTGCTTGCACAAAGCGCCGCGGCGGATACAGTCGCGCTGCAGCCGGAGACGATCGACAAAGCCGGCAATGCAGACCAGGTGGCGGACGAGCTTTCCCGTATTTTGGAGATGCCGAGGGAAGACGTGTATGCAAAAGCGACCAATACTGAGAAAAAGGAAATCTGGCTCAAACGGCAAATCACAACGGAGCAATCCGAGGAAATCGCCAACTTGAAATTAAAGGGCGTCAGCCTGATTGGCGATGTGAAGAGGTTTTACCTGAATAAGGATTTTGCATCGCAGGTCATTGGATATACGACGCAGGACGGCGTTGGGCAGACGGGTATCGAGAAGCGTTATAACAGCACGCTGGAAGGCCGCCAGGGCAGGCAGGTCACAGAGACGGCAAAGGACGGAAGCGGCGTGCCCAATGGGCAGGAAATGGTGATCGAGCCGCAGGATGGGCAAAGCGTTGTCCTGACGATCGACGAAATGGCGCAGAGCATTTTGGAGGACGCGTGCAACTCACTGTATGCAGACCATTCGCCGGACAGCGTACAGGGGCTGGTATTGGACGTTACCACAGGTGAAGTGCTGGCGATGGCGAACATTCCGCAATTTGACCTGAATAATCCGCCGCGCGAGGATGCGACGGCACTCGCGTCAATGTCCGTCAATACCATCACTGCGACGCCGTACGAACCCGGAAGCATTTTTGGGGTCTTTACATTGGCGGCCGCAATGAACGAGAATATGGCGGGCGAATACAGTTGCAGCGGTTCCGTAGTCGTGGACGGCGAAAAGATTTCGTGTAGGGCGGTGCATGGGACGCAGAATATGATGCAGGCAGTGGAGGATCACTGCAGCATCGCGGCAGCGCTCCAATCGGATGCACTGGGCAAGGATACGTTATACCAATACCTGAAAGCGTTTGGTTTTGGTGAAAAGACGGGGATCGATTTTTCGACCGATACGCAGGGCGACGTGATGGAGAAAAAATATGCGCGGCAAGCGGACGTTGCGCTGATGGGCGCGGGCGAAAACATGAAGGTCTCGCAGATACAGATGGCGAACGCGCTGGCGTCGATCCTGAACGGGGGGACGCTGTATACGCCGCGGCTGGTATTGGGCCTTGCGGACAGCAATGGAAATATCGTTGAAAAATATGAAGCGGAAGTAAAAGGGCAGACGGTTTCTTCCGAGGTGGCGTCGCAAATCAAGGAGATGATGCTCGACTACATCCAAAGCGGCGATGGCACACAGGCGCAGATCGCAGGATACTCCGTAGGAGGCTTAAGCGGGTCATCGGCATTTTATGATGGCGATACGCCTATGCAGGGGAAGATGGTATCGTCCTTCTTTGCCTTCGCGCCGTCTGAAACTCCCAGGTATCTTGTGATGGTCACTGCAAACGGAATCGCATCAGGGGAAAGCAATGACACGGTTTGCGCGCCGTATGCAAAGAAGGTGCTGGAGGATATCCTGAAAAACAACAATATTGCACCTGACGACGAGGCGGCGCGTAGTGCACAAAAAACCGTTGTGCCAAATGTGGTAGGGATGGAGATGCAGACGGCAAAGGATACGCTTGAAAATGCGGGGCTCACAGTTAAGCTGGACGGAAGCGGTAATGTGCTGAGCCAGATACCTGCGGCGGAAGAGGAAGTCTATGCCGGTTCTACGGTAACGCTCAATATGGAAACAAAATCGGAATCGGCGCCGGTGGCAGAAATGACTACGGTTCCTGATTTTGCGGGCATGAGCATAGCGGATGCACGCGATGCGGCGGTTGCCGCAGGATTAAAATTTGTGGCGCTCGGCGACGGTGTGGCGCAAGGCCAGAAGCCGGCGGCAAACCTGCAAGTGGAAAAAGGTACGACGGTGACAGTACAGTTCAATCTACAAATAGACACGGCACAGTAGCGGGACACAATATTTTGTGGTATAATACTTTTGTTTATGGAGGAGGTCACGAAAAAATGAGACTGTCTGAAATATTTCGCGGTATCAGATGTGACATAAGAAGCGACAAAGATATAGAGATTAAGGACTTAAAGTATGATTCCCGTGATGTGAAGCGTGGCGATCTGTTTTTTTGTATCGCCGGGTTTGCCGAAGACGGACACAAGTATGCGCCGGACGCGGTAAGGAAAGGCGCTGCGGCAATTGCCGTGACGGAATACCAGCCGGAGCTTGCCGTTCCGCAGGTCATCGTGAAGGACGACAGGGCTGCGATGGCCCTTGCCGCCTGTAATTTTTTTGGTAATCCTGCCAAGCGTATGACGATGGTAGGCGTGACGGGAACCAATGGAAAAACGACGACGACATATATGCTGAAATCGATTGCCGAACAGGCCGGGTATAAAGTAGGACTGATCGGCACGATTGTGAACATGATCGGGGACAGGGAAATCCATACCGAACGCACGACACCCGAGTCTGTTGACCTGCAGAGGCTGTTGAAAAAGATGGCGGACCACAAGTGCGAGATGGTAGTGATGGAGGTGTCTTCACATTCCCTGGACTTAAAACGCGTTTATGGCATTGAATTTGATATTGGTATTTTTACCAACCTGACACAGGATCATTTGGATTTTCATAAGACGTGGGACAATTACATCCACGCGAAGAGCCTTTTGTTTGAGCAATCGCAAAAGTCCATTATCAATATCGATGACGACAGTGCGGCCAACATGATGGCTGCGGCAAAGAGCGAGGTCGTCAAATACAGCGTGATGCAGCCGGTACAATATATGGCGAAGGAGATCGAGATCACGCATGAGGGGACGAAATTCACCGTCGATATGGGCGCTAATACCCTGAACATCGAGGTGGCTATCCCCGGCCAATTTACCGTATACAATGCATTGGGGGCAATCGTGGCAGCGCATGCCCTCGGAATCAGTGCGCACTATATCGAGCAGGGCTTAAAGAAGCTACGCCCGGTGGCCGGCCGGTTCCAGCCTTTGGATACACATGGACAGGATTTTGGGATCATACTCGATTATGCACACACGCCCGACAGCCTGAAAAACGCGCTTTCTACCTTGCGAGGGTTTGCGCCAGGCCGCGTTGTGACGATTGTCGGCTGCGGCGGGAACCGCGATACGACAAAACGCCCGATCATGGGAAAAATAGCAGGGGATTACTCTGATTTTACTGTGTTGACATCCGATAACCCGCGCTTTGAAGAACCGTCGGCGATCCTAGACCAGATCGAAGAAGGGATGAAGGAATCGGGCGGGGAATATACGCGCATCGAGGATCGCAGGGAAGCGATCAGGTGGGCGATCAAAAACGCCCGGCCCCAGGATATGATCCTGCTGGCAGGAAAAGGACACGAGGACTACCAGGAGATCAAGGGCGTAAAGCACGACTTTGATGAAAAGGTCGTTGTGGAAGAAATATTGAATGAACTTGGATTTACAAATAAAAAAGACGGAAACGAAGAGGAATAAGGCTTTATGGACTTTATGGTAAACATGTTATTCTCGATCCTGATTGCATTTGGAATAACATTTGTTGCGGCAAAGATCATCATACCGCTCTTAAGGAAAGCGAAAGCGGGACAGCATGTAAGGGATGACGGGCCGCAAACACATCTGGTAAAGGAAGGCACGCCTACGATGGGCGGCATTATTATGTTGATCGGCATCGTGGCGACGAGCTTTATTTTTTCTTCGGGTGATATACGCTATACGGTTTTTGCCGTGGTCACAGTGTTGGCGTTTTCCGTGATCGGATTTTTGGATGACGGTTTAAAGTTATTCAAAAAGCGGTCTTTGGGGTTGCGCGCGTGGCAGAAGATCGTCCTGCAGCTGGTTGCTGCGGCAGTGGTCGCGTGCCTCGCGTATTTCTGGCTGGATATTAAAACGGTGCTGATCCCAATCGCCGGGACGGAATGGCAGCTGGGAGCGGGCTTTATTCCATTTACGATGTTTGTGCTGATCGCGATGGTCAACAGTGTAAACCTGACGGATGGGCTGGACGGCCTCGCAACAGGGATTACGCTGATCAATTCCGCCACGTTTATCCTGATTTTTATTTTCAGTGTGTTGGGTGCGGCGTTGATCAGCCCGGAGATACAAGCGGATATGTCGAACATGACCATGTTTGCGGCAGCTGTGTTGGGGACGTGTATCGCCTTTTTGTGCTTCAATGCCTATCCGGCCAAGGTTTTTATGGGGGATACGGGATCGTTCCTTTTGGGGGCGGCGCTCACGGCGATGGGGATCGCTACGGAGATGCAGCTGTTCCTGCCGATCATGGGCTTCATGTTTGTATTGTCGGCGATCTCGGTGATCATCCAGGTGGGCTCCTTTAAACTGCGCGGAAAGCGGGTGTTCCGGATGGCCCCGCTCCACCATCATTTTGAACTGGCGGGCGTCCCGGAGACAAAAGTAGTCTCGGGGTACATGGCCGCTACGATGCTTTTGAGCGTTGGGGGTTTGTTGTTCTTCTTTGCATGACTTTCGGAGGCAGGAAATGGAATACAAAAATAAGAAAGTTCTCGTTATAGGAATGGCAAAAAGCGGTATTTCGTCCGCTGTATTGCTTTGTAAATTGGGCGCTGATGTGACGATCTACGATGTGAAAAGAAGGTCGGATTTCCCGGCGGAATTATTCGCGGAATTGGATCAGTACCAATATCACGATATGTTGGGCTCTGACCCGACAGAGCAGGTTGCTGATATGGACGTCCTTGTATTGAGCCCCGGCGTACCGCTGGGCTTGCCTTTCATCAGGCGCGCTTATGAGCTGAATAAAAAGGTGATTGCGGAGATCGAGCTGGGATTTGACGTTTCCAAGGCGGACTTTATTGCGATCACGGGGACGAATGGAAAAACGACGACAACGGCATTGACGGGGGAAATTTTTAAGAATGCCGGGATACATACGCATGTGTTGGGCAACATTGGCGTACCGATCACGCAGGAGGCGCTCATCACGCAGCCGGGGGACGTCGTCGTGGCGGAGACGGCTGCCTTGCAGCTCGATACGATCGAGACATACTGTCCTAAGGAAAGCGCGATCTTAAATATCACGGAAGATCATCTTGACCGCTACGGCACGATGGAGAACTACATTGCCGCCAAAGCGAAAATATTCAAGAACCAAAATGCGGAAGATTTTTGCGTACTCAATTATGACAATGAAATCGTAAGGGAGCTGGAAGGAGCGATCAACGCGCAGGTTTTCTGGTTCAGCACGGATCGGATACTGGAAAACGGGGCCTATGTACGCGACGGAAGCATTTGTTTTTCGGTAGATGGGATGGAAAAGATGATCATGCCGGCGAAGGATTTACACATCCCGGGGAAGCATAACCTGGAAAATGCACTTGCGGCGACTGCTCTTGCCTGCCTTTACGGGATACCTACAGAGGTGGTGGCCGATACGCTGCGTACCTTCCCGGGGGTGGAGCACCGCATCGAATTTGTGCGTAAAGTGAACGGCGTATCGTTTATCAACGATTCCAAAGGCACCAACCCGGATGCGACGATCCATGCGATCCATGCGATGACGGAACCGACCGTGCTCATTTTAGGCGGTTATGACAAGAAAAATGATTTTGTTCCCTTATTCATGGAATTTACACCGATGATCAAGGCGGTTTTGGTGCTGGGGGACACGGCGCAGAAGATCATTGACGCCGCGCGCGCCTGCGGGTATGAAAACTATATCAAGGCCAACGGCTTC contains these protein-coding regions:
- a CDS encoding penicillin-binding transpeptidase domain-containing protein produces the protein MSTSRVLVTRKRLLVILIILSVLIILLMSRVGYWSLFKGEWLQEKAQKQWTRDVAVDAKRGSIFDRNMYVLAQSAAADTVALQPETIDKAGNADQVADELSRILEMPREDVYAKATNTEKKEIWLKRQITTEQSEEIANLKLKGVSLIGDVKRFYLNKDFASQVIGYTTQDGVGQTGIEKRYNSTLEGRQGRQVTETAKDGSGVPNGQEMVIEPQDGQSVVLTIDEMAQSILEDACNSLYADHSPDSVQGLVLDVTTGEVLAMANIPQFDLNNPPREDATALASMSVNTITATPYEPGSIFGVFTLAAAMNENMAGEYSCSGSVVVDGEKISCRAVHGTQNMMQAVEDHCSIAAALQSDALGKDTLYQYLKAFGFGEKTGIDFSTDTQGDVMEKKYARQADVALMGAGENMKVSQIQMANALASILNGGTLYTPRLVLGLADSNGNIVEKYEAEVKGQTVSSEVASQIKEMMLDYIQSGDGTQAQIAGYSVGGLSGSSAFYDGDTPMQGKMVSSFFAFAPSETPRYLVMVTANGIASGESNDTVCAPYAKKVLEDILKNNNIAPDDEAARSAQKTVVPNVVGMEMQTAKDTLENAGLTVKLDGSGNVLSQIPAAEEEVYAGSTVTLNMETKSESAPVAEMTTVPDFAGMSIADARDAAVAAGLKFVALGDGVAQGQKPAANLQVEKGTTVTVQFNLQIDTAQ
- a CDS encoding UDP-N-acetylmuramoyl-L-alanyl-D-glutamate--2,6-diaminopimelate ligase — translated: MRLSEIFRGIRCDIRSDKDIEIKDLKYDSRDVKRGDLFFCIAGFAEDGHKYAPDAVRKGAAAIAVTEYQPELAVPQVIVKDDRAAMALAACNFFGNPAKRMTMVGVTGTNGKTTTTYMLKSIAEQAGYKVGLIGTIVNMIGDREIHTERTTPESVDLQRLLKKMADHKCEMVVMEVSSHSLDLKRVYGIEFDIGIFTNLTQDHLDFHKTWDNYIHAKSLLFEQSQKSIINIDDDSAANMMAAAKSEVVKYSVMQPVQYMAKEIEITHEGTKFTVDMGANTLNIEVAIPGQFTVYNALGAIVAAHALGISAHYIEQGLKKLRPVAGRFQPLDTHGQDFGIILDYAHTPDSLKNALSTLRGFAPGRVVTIVGCGGNRDTTKRPIMGKIAGDYSDFTVLTSDNPRFEEPSAILDQIEEGMKESGGEYTRIEDRREAIRWAIKNARPQDMILLAGKGHEDYQEIKGVKHDFDEKVVVEEILNELGFTNKKDGNEEE
- the mraY gene encoding phospho-N-acetylmuramoyl-pentapeptide-transferase gives rise to the protein MDFMVNMLFSILIAFGITFVAAKIIIPLLRKAKAGQHVRDDGPQTHLVKEGTPTMGGIIMLIGIVATSFIFSSGDIRYTVFAVVTVLAFSVIGFLDDGLKLFKKRSLGLRAWQKIVLQLVAAAVVACLAYFWLDIKTVLIPIAGTEWQLGAGFIPFTMFVLIAMVNSVNLTDGLDGLATGITLINSATFILIFIFSVLGAALISPEIQADMSNMTMFAAAVLGTCIAFLCFNAYPAKVFMGDTGSFLLGAALTAMGIATEMQLFLPIMGFMFVLSAISVIIQVGSFKLRGKRVFRMAPLHHHFELAGVPETKVVSGYMAATMLLSVGGLLFFFA
- the murD gene encoding UDP-N-acetylmuramoyl-L-alanine--D-glutamate ligase, which codes for MEYKNKKVLVIGMAKSGISSAVLLCKLGADVTIYDVKRRSDFPAELFAELDQYQYHDMLGSDPTEQVADMDVLVLSPGVPLGLPFIRRAYELNKKVIAEIELGFDVSKADFIAITGTNGKTTTTALTGEIFKNAGIHTHVLGNIGVPITQEALITQPGDVVVAETAALQLDTIETYCPKESAILNITEDHLDRYGTMENYIAAKAKIFKNQNAEDFCVLNYDNEIVRELEGAINAQVFWFSTDRILENGAYVRDGSICFSVDGMEKMIMPAKDLHIPGKHNLENALAATALACLYGIPTEVVADTLRTFPGVEHRIEFVRKVNGVSFINDSKGTNPDATIHAIHAMTEPTVLILGGYDKKNDFVPLFMEFTPMIKAVLVLGDTAQKIIDAARACGYENYIKANGFEDAVLKAYSIAEPGDNVLLSPACASWDMFENFEERGRVFKEIVKGL